In one window of Limisphaera ngatamarikiensis DNA:
- a CDS encoding LysM peptidoglycan-binding domain-containing protein produces the protein MSADNPLLPQGSLWEQKQQSRSRVRTAFFCVLAVHVLAIGTVLIVQGCKREEPPPATYPELSPVLPSFDTNLPPVVSTETPPPVVQPSTVPALPTVPQPTVSAPAPTPVTPSPMVSAPAPAAPAAGGTEYTVVAGDTLYGIAKKHGVSLRALLDANPGVDPRRLRVGQKLVVPGGGGSGPAAVAAPAAAGGGASAGGEQVYVVQSGDNLTKIARRFGTTVQALREANQLRTDRIRVGDRLRIPAGATRAEAPAQAEPPPFIPPGLPPGQGQPGQPPWGGGGY, from the coding sequence ATGAGTGCTGACAATCCACTTCTTCCGCAGGGTTCACTGTGGGAACAGAAACAGCAGAGCCGGTCGCGGGTGCGGACGGCGTTTTTCTGTGTCCTGGCGGTGCATGTGCTGGCGATTGGGACGGTGTTGATCGTGCAGGGGTGCAAGCGCGAGGAGCCGCCGCCTGCGACGTATCCGGAGTTGTCGCCGGTGCTTCCGAGTTTTGACACGAACCTGCCGCCGGTGGTTTCGACAGAGACCCCGCCGCCGGTGGTTCAGCCCTCCACCGTGCCGGCGTTGCCCACCGTGCCGCAGCCGACGGTGAGTGCGCCGGCTCCGACGCCGGTGACGCCCTCGCCGATGGTGAGTGCGCCGGCTCCTGCTGCGCCCGCAGCGGGTGGGACGGAGTACACGGTGGTGGCGGGGGACACGTTGTATGGGATTGCGAAGAAGCATGGGGTTTCATTGCGTGCGTTGTTGGATGCGAATCCGGGGGTCGACCCGCGGCGGCTGCGTGTGGGGCAGAAGCTCGTGGTACCGGGCGGGGGCGGGTCCGGCCCGGCGGCCGTGGCTGCGCCGGCCGCGGCCGGCGGGGGCGCGTCGGCGGGTGGCGAGCAGGTGTATGTGGTGCAGTCGGGGGACAACCTGACGAAGATTGCGCGTCGGTTCGGGACGACGGTGCAGGCGTTGCGGGAGGCGAATCAGTTGCGGACCGACCGGATTCGAGTGGGTGACAGGTTGCGGATTCCCGCCGGTGCGACCAGGGCGGAGGCACCGGCGCAGGCGGAACCGCCGCCGTTCATACCGCCGGGGTTGCCTCCCGGCCAGGGACAACCCGGGCAACCGCCTTGGGGCGGCGGCGGGTATTAA
- a CDS encoding UDP-N-acetylglucosamine--N-acetylmuramyl-(pentapeptide) pyrophosphoryl-undecaprenol N-acetylglucosamine transferase produces the protein MARCAQLEVMGTRETAPGTSPGRLRVPAGMRVGIACGGTGGHLFPGMAVAELLLEAGACVTLFVSPKEVDRRGVRGLPGVEVVTLPVAAWQAGSRVACLLGMMGSWVRVRRHLRGVAGWVVLGMGGFSSVPVVAAAWWLGCPVVLHEANAVPGRANRRLARWAERVLVGFEEAGRGWRGVEVRVTGTPVRREIAELAAWDAGRRLERRREVLSELGLDGARPTVLVVGGSQGARGLNERVTACAVNWQGTGRGVPQWIHLTGVQDEERIRGVYRSAGVPAVVMAFSDRMVDLLVAADAVVARSGASFLAELAAARVPAVLIPFPAAVDDHQWHNARLYADTGAARLLGQSEAVPDRLRRELELLLWDERVRSGMVEALGRWHRPGAAAAVVEELVVVAGRNRGTVREPRAGGKAGRG, from the coding sequence ATGGCGAGGTGCGCTCAACTGGAAGTGATGGGGACGCGGGAAACGGCGCCGGGGACGAGCCCGGGCAGACTGCGTGTGCCGGCGGGCATGCGTGTGGGGATTGCTTGTGGTGGGACGGGCGGGCACTTGTTTCCCGGGATGGCGGTGGCCGAACTGCTGTTGGAGGCGGGGGCTTGCGTGACGTTGTTTGTGTCGCCGAAGGAGGTGGATCGGCGCGGCGTGCGGGGGTTGCCGGGTGTGGAGGTGGTGACGTTGCCCGTGGCGGCGTGGCAGGCGGGGTCGCGCGTGGCGTGTTTGCTGGGGATGATGGGATCATGGGTTCGGGTGCGGCGGCATTTGAGGGGGGTGGCGGGGTGGGTGGTGCTGGGGATGGGCGGGTTTAGTTCGGTGCCGGTGGTGGCGGCGGCGTGGTGGTTGGGGTGTCCGGTGGTGTTGCATGAGGCGAATGCGGTTCCGGGCCGGGCCAATCGTCGGCTGGCGCGATGGGCGGAGCGGGTGTTGGTGGGGTTTGAGGAGGCGGGTCGGGGCTGGCGGGGCGTGGAGGTGCGGGTGACGGGGACGCCCGTGCGCCGGGAGATTGCGGAATTGGCAGCGTGGGACGCGGGCCGCCGGTTGGAGCGGCGTCGGGAGGTGTTGAGCGAGTTGGGGCTGGATGGGGCGAGGCCGACGGTGCTGGTTGTGGGGGGCAGTCAGGGGGCGCGGGGTTTGAACGAGCGTGTGACGGCGTGTGCCGTGAACTGGCAGGGAACGGGGCGCGGGGTACCGCAGTGGATTCATTTGACAGGTGTGCAGGATGAGGAGCGGATTCGGGGAGTGTACCGGTCGGCGGGGGTCCCTGCGGTGGTGATGGCTTTTTCGGATCGCATGGTGGATTTGCTGGTGGCGGCGGATGCGGTGGTGGCGCGGTCGGGCGCATCGTTTTTGGCGGAGCTGGCGGCGGCGCGCGTGCCCGCGGTGTTGATTCCGTTTCCGGCGGCGGTGGACGATCATCAGTGGCACAATGCGCGGTTGTATGCGGATACGGGGGCGGCGCGGCTGTTGGGCCAGTCGGAGGCCGTACCGGATCGGTTGCGACGGGAGTTGGAGTTGTTGTTGTGGGACGAGCGGGTGCGGTCGGGGATGGTGGAGGCTTTGGGGCGCTGG
- the ftsW gene encoding putative lipid II flippase FtsW has protein sequence MRVAALVVVFCVALLLVAGLVMLYSSSMSQVGSYYLVRQLCWCGAGLLLGGFLAGVDYLRWRRWVWVLYGLVVLLLVLVLVPGVGLKINGARRWLGLGDFRLQPSELAKPVLVLTLAWFGDQRARCLASLRGIWKPGLCVGLVVGLVFLEPDVGTAVMLAVLAGVMLVVAGAPLRWVIPAGLCGAVAAGLYVWQDPVRARRLVAWWALEETKLDSGFQPYQAMLALGSGGWTGLGLGNGRQKLGFVPEHYTDFIFAIIGEELGLVGTLAVVVLFMALVGVGLWIALRAREPFGMLVAAGVTTWIGLQAAINMAVVTSLLPNKGLPLPFISYGGSSLLAALAGVGLLLSVARRAAPQASARTWLRRRRNPFLEEKEPLPEAL, from the coding sequence ATGCGCGTGGCGGCCTTGGTGGTGGTGTTTTGCGTTGCCCTGCTGTTGGTGGCGGGGCTGGTGATGCTGTACAGCTCCAGCATGAGCCAGGTGGGATCTTACTACCTGGTGCGGCAATTGTGCTGGTGCGGGGCGGGTTTGTTGTTGGGCGGGTTTTTGGCGGGCGTGGATTATTTGCGGTGGCGGCGGTGGGTGTGGGTGCTGTACGGGTTGGTGGTTTTGTTGCTGGTGTTGGTGTTGGTGCCGGGGGTGGGGTTGAAGATCAACGGGGCGCGGCGCTGGCTGGGGTTGGGTGATTTTCGGTTGCAACCGTCGGAGTTGGCCAAGCCGGTGCTGGTGTTGACGCTGGCGTGGTTTGGGGATCAACGGGCGCGATGTCTGGCGTCGCTGCGCGGGATTTGGAAGCCCGGGTTGTGTGTGGGGTTGGTGGTGGGCCTGGTGTTTTTGGAACCGGACGTGGGGACGGCGGTGATGCTGGCGGTGCTGGCCGGGGTGATGCTGGTGGTGGCGGGGGCACCGTTGCGGTGGGTGATTCCGGCGGGGTTGTGTGGTGCGGTGGCGGCGGGGTTGTACGTGTGGCAGGATCCGGTGCGGGCGCGGCGTTTGGTGGCATGGTGGGCGCTGGAGGAGACGAAATTGGACAGCGGTTTTCAACCCTACCAGGCGATGCTGGCGCTGGGTTCCGGTGGTTGGACCGGTTTGGGGCTGGGCAACGGGCGTCAGAAGCTGGGATTTGTACCGGAACATTACACGGATTTCATCTTTGCCATCATCGGCGAGGAACTGGGCCTGGTGGGGACGCTGGCGGTGGTGGTGCTGTTTATGGCGCTGGTGGGCGTGGGGTTGTGGATTGCGCTGCGGGCCCGTGAACCGTTTGGGATGTTGGTGGCGGCGGGGGTGACGACATGGATTGGTTTGCAGGCGGCGATCAACATGGCGGTGGTGACGAGCTTGCTGCCGAACAAGGGTCTTCCGTTGCCCTTCATCAGTTATGGCGGCTCGAGTCTTTTGGCGGCGTTGGCGGGTGTGGGTTTGTTGTTGAGCGTGGCGCGGCGGGCAGCGCCGCAGGCATCCGCAAGGACATGGCTGCGGCGCAGGCGCAATCCGTTCCTGGAGGAGAAAGAGCCGCTGCCGGAGGCTTTGTAA